The following coding sequences are from one Zalophus californianus isolate mZalCal1 chromosome 15, mZalCal1.pri.v2, whole genome shotgun sequence window:
- the PHYHIPL gene encoding phytanoyl-CoA hydroxylase-interacting protein-like isoform X1 has product MEVPRLDHTLNSPTSPCEEVIKNLSLEAIQLCDRDGNKSQDSGIAEMEELPVPHNIKISNITCDSFKISWEMDSKSKDRITHYFIDLNKKENKNSNKFKHKDVPTKLVAKAVPLPMTVRGHWFLSPRTEYTVAVQTASKQVDGDYVVSEWSEIIEFCTADYSKVHLTQLLEKAEVIAGRMLKFSVFYRNQHKEYFDYIREHHGNAMQPSVKDNSGSHGSPISGKLEGIFFSCSTEFNTGKPPQDSPYGRYRFEIAAEKLFNPNTNLYFGDFYCMYTAYHYVILVIAPVGSPGDEFCKQRLPQLNSKDNKFLTCTEEDGVLVYHHAQDVILEVIYTDPVDLSLGTVAEITGHQLMSLSTANAKKDPSCKTCNISVGR; this is encoded by the exons GGAATAAATCACAAGACAGTGGCATAGCAGAGATGGAAGAACTTCCTGTACCACATAACATTAAAATAAGCAACATTACATGTGACTCATTCAAGATTTCATGGGAAATGGATTCAAAGTCAAAGGACCGTATTACACACTATTTCATTGACCTCaataagaaagagaacaagaactCCAATAAATTTAAACACAAG gATGTTCCAACGAAATTGGTGGCAAAAGCTGTTCCTTTGCCCATGACTGTCCGTGGACACTGGTTTTTGAGCCCGAGAACTGAATATACAGTAGCAGTGCAGACTGCCTCAAAACAGGTTGATGGTGATTATGTTGTGTCTGAATGGAGTGAAATTATAGAATTCTGCACAGCAG acTATTCAAAAGTTCATCTAACACAGCTATTGGAGAAGGCCGAAGTGATTGCAGGACGGATgcttaaattttctgttttttatcgTAACCAACACAAAGAATATTTTGACTATATTCg AGAACATCATGGGAATGCTATGCAACCATCTGTCAAGGATAACAGTGGTAGCCATGGCTCTCCTATCAGTGGTAAATTAGAAGGCATCTTCTTCAGCTGCAGCACTGAATTTAATACTGGGAAGCCACCCCAGGATTCACCTTATGGAAGATACAGGTTTGAGATTGCAGCAGAAAAACTTTTTAACCCCAATACTAACTTATATTTTGGGGACTTCTACTGTATGTACACTGCTTATCATTATGTGATTCTTGTTATTGCCCCTGTGGGATCACCAGGAGATGAATTTTGTAAGCAGCGCCTTCCTCAGCTAAATTCCAAGGATAATAAATTTTTGACCTGCACAGAAGAAGATGGGGTGCTGGTTTACCACCATGCCCAGGATGTCATTTTAGAAGTCATTTATACTGACCCTGTGGATCTTTCTCTGGGCACTGTAGCAGAAATCACTGGTCATCAGCTTATGAGTTTGTCTACTGCAAATGCAAAGAAAGATCCCAGCTGCAAAACCTGTAATATCAGTGTTGGACGTTAA
- the PHYHIPL gene encoding phytanoyl-CoA hydroxylase-interacting protein-like isoform X2: MEELPVPHNIKISNITCDSFKISWEMDSKSKDRITHYFIDLNKKENKNSNKFKHKDVPTKLVAKAVPLPMTVRGHWFLSPRTEYTVAVQTASKQVDGDYVVSEWSEIIEFCTADYSKVHLTQLLEKAEVIAGRMLKFSVFYRNQHKEYFDYIREHHGNAMQPSVKDNSGSHGSPISGKLEGIFFSCSTEFNTGKPPQDSPYGRYRFEIAAEKLFNPNTNLYFGDFYCMYTAYHYVILVIAPVGSPGDEFCKQRLPQLNSKDNKFLTCTEEDGVLVYHHAQDVILEVIYTDPVDLSLGTVAEITGHQLMSLSTANAKKDPSCKTCNISVGR, from the exons ATGGAAGAACTTCCTGTACCACATAACATTAAAATAAGCAACATTACATGTGACTCATTCAAGATTTCATGGGAAATGGATTCAAAGTCAAAGGACCGTATTACACACTATTTCATTGACCTCaataagaaagagaacaagaactCCAATAAATTTAAACACAAG gATGTTCCAACGAAATTGGTGGCAAAAGCTGTTCCTTTGCCCATGACTGTCCGTGGACACTGGTTTTTGAGCCCGAGAACTGAATATACAGTAGCAGTGCAGACTGCCTCAAAACAGGTTGATGGTGATTATGTTGTGTCTGAATGGAGTGAAATTATAGAATTCTGCACAGCAG acTATTCAAAAGTTCATCTAACACAGCTATTGGAGAAGGCCGAAGTGATTGCAGGACGGATgcttaaattttctgttttttatcgTAACCAACACAAAGAATATTTTGACTATATTCg AGAACATCATGGGAATGCTATGCAACCATCTGTCAAGGATAACAGTGGTAGCCATGGCTCTCCTATCAGTGGTAAATTAGAAGGCATCTTCTTCAGCTGCAGCACTGAATTTAATACTGGGAAGCCACCCCAGGATTCACCTTATGGAAGATACAGGTTTGAGATTGCAGCAGAAAAACTTTTTAACCCCAATACTAACTTATATTTTGGGGACTTCTACTGTATGTACACTGCTTATCATTATGTGATTCTTGTTATTGCCCCTGTGGGATCACCAGGAGATGAATTTTGTAAGCAGCGCCTTCCTCAGCTAAATTCCAAGGATAATAAATTTTTGACCTGCACAGAAGAAGATGGGGTGCTGGTTTACCACCATGCCCAGGATGTCATTTTAGAAGTCATTTATACTGACCCTGTGGATCTTTCTCTGGGCACTGTAGCAGAAATCACTGGTCATCAGCTTATGAGTTTGTCTACTGCAAATGCAAAGAAAGATCCCAGCTGCAAAACCTGTAATATCAGTGTTGGACGTTAA